In the genome of Mycosarcoma maydis chromosome 21, whole genome shotgun sequence, one region contains:
- a CDS encoding putative ATP phosphoribosyltransferase — protein MSNLLSAENLQGRLLFAIPKKGRLYEKCLEILSGADVQFKRQHRLDVALVQNLPIALVFLPAADIPRFVGQGNVDLGITGQDMVAEAGESVASLISEELPLGFGKCSLQVQIPDPGLAANAHKSIKSVEDLVGKKVATSFDYLAAKYFAQLDAKVTLERQAAGSLAKDQVLKTQIEYVGGSVEAACALGLADGIVDLVESGETMRACGLTAITDLLVSQAVLIKSKVPHPRSDTNLIQLITARIRGVIAASKYVLCQYNVEKIHLAQALEITPGRRAATVSPLEDPDWNAVSSMVLKAQVATIMDKLEAIGASDILIVGINNCRV, from the coding sequence ATGTCGAACCTTCTGAGCGCGGAAAACCTGCAGGGTAGACTGCTATTCGCCATCCCGAAAAAGGGGCGATTGTACGAAAAGTGTCTCGAGATCCTCTCGGGAGCCGACGTGCAGTTCAAGCGACAGCACCGCCTCGATGTAGCACTCGTGCAAAACCTTCCGATCGCACTCGTCTTTCTTCCGGCCGCCGACATCCCGCGCTTTGTCGGCCAGGGTAACGTTGACCTGGGCATCACAGGTCAAGACATGGTGGCAGAGGCGGGCGAATCCGTGGCGAGTTTGATCAGCGAGGAGCTTCCACTCGGGTTCGGAAAGTGTTCGCTCCAGGTGCAGATTCCGGATCCGGGACTGGCTGCAAATGCGCACAAATCGATCAAGTCGGTCGAAGATCTGGTCGGCAAAAAAGTGGCAACGAGCTTCGACTATCTTGCGGCAAAGTACTTTGCGCAACTGGATGCCAAAGTGACATTGGAACGACAAGCTGCTGGAAGTCTAGCTAAAGACCAAGTGCTCAAGACGCAGATCGAGTACGTGGGCGGATCGGTGGAGGCTGCCTGTGCGCTCGGACTCGCCGATGGAAttgtcgacctcgtcgaaAGCGGCGAGACGATGCGCGCCTGTGGGCTGACCGCCATCACCGacctgctcgtctcgcaaGCCGTGCTCATCAAAAGCAAAGTGCCCCACCCGCGCTCCGACACAAACCTCATCCAACTCATCACCGCACGCATCCGCGGCGTCATCGCCGCCTCCAAATATGTGCTCTGCCAATACAACGTCGAAAAAATCCACCTCGCCCAGGCGCTCGAAATCACCCCCGGTCGAAGAGCCGCCACAGTCTCCCCCCTCGAAGACCCAGACTGGAACGCTGTCAGCTCCATGGTCCTCAAAGCCCAAGTCGCCACAATCAtggacaagctcgaagccaTCGGCGCAAGCGACATCCTCATCGTAGGAATCAACAACTGCCGTGTCTAG
- a CDS encoding putative ca2+/calmodulin-dependent ser/thr protein kinase type I, which produces MPFHNPLAKQPDSYVKKKEYDFKKTLGEGTFGIVRQATWKAADPPINVAVKVISKRILRGHDEIVKDEMNVLKGLDQPHVVKFLDWFESKDKYYLVFEEATGGELFERILSRGRFTELDACRTIRAVLSAIQYLHHHNIVHRDIKPENILYRTKAEDANVVLVDFGIAAHMKDDNEVLTSVCGSFGYAAPEILAKKGHGKAVDMWSLGVITYTMLCGYTPFRSDDAAALAAETQRGKVEFHDRYWKNVSNEAKDFVKACLTVDPKKRLTADQGMSHPWLTEHSEETQGVHDISAGLRENYRKRWKSAIAAVRASTKFRTFAQLASESRSGSQASLQTSDSSTAFADDPGKISPPTKRELYSESEDEQDGEDNQWFDTEDGSAARGNDATLADAASSQSENEPGWVEKLENKLDDLHLHSSSKSSE; this is translated from the exons ATGCCATTCCACAATCCGCTGGCAAAGCAGCCAGATTCCTacgtcaagaagaaggagtACGATTTCAAAAAGACGCTCGGAGAAGGTACATTCGGCATTGTTCGACAAGCAACATGGAAAGCAGCGGATCCACCCATCAACGTAGCAGTCAAGGTGATCAGCAAGCGCATCCTTCGTGGACACGATGAGATTGTCAAAGACGAGATGAACGTGCTCAAGGGTCTTGATCAGCCGCACGTGGTCAAATTCCTTGACTGGTTCGAGAGCAAAGACAAG TACTACCTCGTATTTGAAGAAGCGACAGGTGGCGAGTTGTTCGAACGTATCTTGTCGCGCGGACGGTTCACGGAGCTAGATGCGTGTCGGACGATCCGGGCGGTTCTCTCGGCGATTCAGTACCTTCACCATCACAATATCGTTCATCGCGACATCAAACCGGAAAACATTCTCTATCGAACCAAAGCAGAAGATGCCAACGTGGTGCTTGTCGACTTTGGCATTGCCGCACATATGAAGGACGACAACGAAGTGCTGACTTCGGTGTGCGGAAGCTTTGGCTATGCTGCACCCGAGATCCTCGCCAAGAAAGGGCACGGCAAGGCGGTCGATATGTGGAGCCTGGGCGTGATTACCTATACGATGCTGTGTGGCTATACACCCTTTCGTTCCGACGATGCGGCGGCGTTGGCAGCTGAAACGCAGCGGGGCAAGGTCGAATTCCATGATCGATACTGGAAGAATGTCAGCAACGAAGCCAAGGACTTTGTCAAGGCGTGCCTCACTGTGGATCCCAAGAAACGCCTCACCGCGGACCAAGGCATGTCTCACCCATGGCTCACCGAACACAGCGAAGAGACACAAGGTGTACACGATATTTCGGCGGGCTTGCGCGAAAACTATCGAAAGCGCTGGAAGTCGGCCATCGCAGCGGTACGTGCATCGACCAAGTTTCGCACGTtcgctcagcttgccaGCGAGAGTCGCTCAGGCAGTCAGGCCTCTTTGCAAACGTCGGATTCATCGACGGCGTTTGCAGATGATCCAGGCAAGATTTCACCGCCCACCAAACGTGAACTGTACAGTGAAAGtgaagacgagcaggacGGAGAAGACAACCAGTGGTTCGATACCGAAGACGGCAGCGCCGCGAGGGGTAACGATGCCACgcttgccgatgcagcCTCGAGCCAGTCGGAAAACGAGCCAGGATgggtcgagaagctcgagaatAAGCTTGATGATTTGCATCTGCATTCTTCCAGCAAGTCAAGTGAATAA
- a CDS encoding uncharacterized protein (related to LCB5 - sphingolipid long chain base kinase) → MAAEQSNGVAAAVVEVSIDGKPASIGYDHEFLFVVRGHHSQADAMLSKAYVRVPLTLVLNASFVSDSDGGSLLVRILSPPVQAQGSQAPGPFSFFKKDRSRPKCMESLSQQAYQELTPAERIERLREQLEGPCSSLRLVKIEARVVAVKDGTAIEAKTQSWVDRVMSAAYQHVKPYKRIKVLINPAGGPGKGRQLFDSRARPILEAAGCKLDVTVTTHRMHGFEIARELRIADYDAVGVVSGDGLLHELLNGFATRSDARQALALPLAPIPSGSGNAMSINLLGAQQGFSLALACLNIIKGRPMKLDLLRVTQPASAFPPGVPVPGRSLSGSLGKRGGKTAGEPTLNGNPSASARGSEDVARLIDAPSKPFVQYYSFLSQAIGILADLDLGTEHLRSLGDTRFLIGYASSVLRNAKCDVDVDIKLGARGSKNRAEMRQRVIDFYQARSRSTADQNADGATEGGDLDEGQNSLTQNAQDSSVSASSPCDLVHGDVTQPLTTSSNPPPPFDMRDPSWPHSLLSKTSSVRQVEAALQASQGDEQALQSGWMRIQEPIASLYGGKLPFVSRDMMQFPFALPNDGTIDVAMILHAGGRAAKLPEDGYAENGQIVYQKAMTYLKVEAIRVTPKRKEGDKKLKMGGLISIDGEKVPYAAFQVEVARGLQYSVLSLYGRFCVPVVEPPAMA, encoded by the coding sequence ATGGCGGCCGAGCAATCAAATGGCGTAGCTGCCGCCGTGGTCGAGGTATCCATCGACGGAAAGCCTGCATCCATCGGATACGACCATGAGTTTCTCTTTGTCGTGCGAGGCCATCACAGCCAGGCAGATGCGATGTTAAGCAAAGCGTATGTACGCGTTCCGCTCACTCTAGTACTCAACGCGTCCTTTGTTTCAGACTCGGATGGCGGCTCTCTTCTTGTACGGATCTTGTCACCACCAGTGCAAGCACAAGGCAGTCAAGCTCCCGGCCCGTTTTCCTTTTTCAAGAAGGACCGATCTCGCCCCAAATGCATGGAATCGCTTTCGCAGCAAGCTTACCAAGAGCTGACGCCAGCAGAGCGAATCGAGCGACTCCGAGAACAGCTTGAAGGGCCGTGCTCGAGCCTTCGCcttgtcaagatcgaggctcGCGTCGTGGCTGTCAAGGATGGAACAGCTATAGAGGCAAAGACGCAGTCCTGGGTCGATCGGGTCATGAGCGCAGCGTATCAGCATGTCAAGCCGTACAAGAGGATCAAGGTGCTCATCAATCCAGCCGGTGGTCCCGGAAAGGGTCGACAGCTTTTCGACAGTCGTGCTCGACCTATCCTCGAGGCCGCAGGCTGTAAGCTCGATGTCACCGTAACAACACATCGAATGCACGGGTTCGAGATTGCACGGGAGCTCAGAATAGCAGATTACGATGCAGTCGGTGTAGTCAGCGGCGACGGCCTGCTACACGAATTGCTCAACGGATTTGCAACCCGATCGGACGCCAGACAAGCGCTTGCTCTCCCCCTAGCGCCTATACCATCCGGAAGCGGGAACGCCATGTCCATCAACCTACTTGGCGCACAGCAGGGATTCAGTCTCGCCCTTGCATGCCTTAACATCATCAAGGGCCGCCCGAtgaagctcgatctgcttaGGGTCACGCAGCCTGCTTCTGCGTTTCCGCCTGGTGTGCCAGTACCAGGACGATCGTTGAGCGGATCTTTGGGCAAACGCGGAGGGAAAACGGCTGGTGAGCCGACGCTCAACGGCAATCCATCTGCGTCGGCGCGAGGCTCAGAGGATGTGGCTAGACTCATTGATGCGCCTTCCAAGCCTTTCGTCCAGTACTACTCGTTTCTCTCACAGGCTATCGGCATCCTAGCCGACCTTGATCTAGGTACCGAGCATCTTCGTTCACTCGGAGATACACGCTTCCTCATAGGCTATGCGTCTTCGGTGTTGCGCAACGCCAAATGCGATGTCGACGTTGACATCAAGCTCGGAGCACGAGGTAGCAAAAACAGGGCGGAGATGCGTCAACGAGTGATTGATTTTTACCAAGCGCGTTCGCGGTCAACTGCCGATCAGAACGCAGATGGAGCCACAGAGGGCGGCGACCTGGATGAGGGACAAAATTCATTGACCCAGAATGCGCAGGACAGCTCTGTCTCTGCATCATCGCCGTGCGACTTGGTCCATGGAGACGTCACCCAGCCACTCACTACAAGCTCGAatcctccaccgccttTCGATATGCGCGATCCCTCGTGGCCACACTCGTTGCTTTCGAAAACAAGTTCAGTCCGTCAAGTCGAAGCGGCTTTGCAAGCGTCCCAGGGCGATGAGCAGGCGTTGCAATCGGGCTGGATGCGTATTCAAGAGCCGATAGCAAGTCTGTACGGGGGCAAGCTACCCTTTGTCAGCCGTGACATGATGCAATTCCCATTTGCACTGCCCAATGACGGCACCATTGACGTTGCCATGATCCTTCATGCAGGAGGCAgagctgccaagctgccTGAGGATGGATACGCGGAAAATGGACAGATCGTTTACCAAAAGGCAATGACCTACCTCAAAGTTGAGGCAATCCGTGTGACGCCCAAGCGCAAGGAAGGagacaagaagctcaaaATGGGAGGACtgatcagcatcgatgGTGAAAAGGTGCCCTATGCTGCCTTCCAGGTCGAGGTTGCACGTGGTCTGCAGTACTCGGTCCTGTCGCTGTACGGTCGGTTCTGTGTACCAGTGGTGGAGCCGCCAGCAATGGCGTGA
- a CDS encoding 2,5-diamino-6-(ribosylamino)-4(3H)-pyrimidinone 5'-phosphate reductase (related to RIB7 - HTP reductase) — protein sequence MASRATEEAHASSFLEENLGFATPDRRPHVTLTFAQSSDGKIAGPGKTQLALSGPESMRLTHQLRTMHDGIMVGIGTVLNDNPQLNARLLYAPPPVSRLPRPVVLDSKLRMPVDCKLIRNYAAGIGRQPLVLTLDSAHPDRRTQLELAGVDVIQVHDSSAALLDWTTILQHLYDAGIRRLMVEGGAGVIDSLMQQSQHIDALLVTIAPLTVGSEGFSFTSKLPSISEAHPDAEWSLPSRAWFGKDEVIVWHKR from the coding sequence ATGGCTTCTCGTGCAACAGAAGAGGCGCACGCGTCTAGCTTTCTCGAAGAAAACCTTGGGTTCGCCACGCCTGATCGACGGCCGCATGTCACATTGACGTTTGCACAATCCTCAGATGGCAAGATTGCCGGACCGGGCAAGACGCAACTGGCACTCAGTGGGCCGGAGAGTATGCGTCTGACGCATCAGCTTCGAACGATGCATGACGGTATCATGGTCGGCATTGGTACAGTGCTCAATGACAATCCTCAGCTCAACGCGCGGCTGCTGTATGCACCACCTCCTGTGTCGCGACTGCCGAGACCAGTCGTACTAGATTCCAAGCTGCGGATGCCGGTGGATTGCAAGCTGATCCGCAACTACGCTGCTGGTATCGGGCGTCAACCTTTGGTGTTGACGTTGGACTCTGCTCATCCAGACAGACGAAcgcagctcgagttggCCGGTGTCGATGTGATCCAGGTTCATGACAGCTCGGCAGCTCTACTTGACTGGACGACGATTCTCCAGCACCTTTATGACGCGGGCATCCGCCGGCTCATGGTAGAAGGCGGTGCTGGCGTAATCGATAGCCTCATGCAGCAATCGCAGCATATCGACGCTTTGCTGGTCACAATTGCGCCGCTCACGGTTGGTTCGGAGGGGTTCAGCTTCACATCCAAGCTACCGAGCATCTCTGAAGCACATCCTGATGCAGAGTGGTCCCTTCCGAGCCGCGCCTGGTTTGGCAAAGACGAAGTCATTGTGTGGCATAAGCGCTGA
- a CDS encoding HMG-box transcription factor: protein APLFSSSSSSYDHIDGGVRAEPSSDPLANITSQQQNESQSSATYTSALSNHPTHYNQYTDSSQHNAHSSSHALQHASSQLSYQQLQQQQQQLQLQHQNYQYHLQLSSNQPLDVHMPGDLTASQSLGVHHAPESYALHHHPAHQQSDPEGQRKSYDRAETAEPHTPRPPNAWILYRSQKFREIQQNRNSQCRSGLTEKPKSQAEISRIVSQMWQNESSAVKQKFEAMADEKKLAHQKMYPTYRYRPKKKAKAKQSASSQRDASQRRIWDEKAIKKETYGAYAGGSQDYDASEGGFMVRHATDRRGDSEPQYPGAGHDASVSSSMHDLVGRDLISRRPLFGERRERGELATPANYGRSISASLSPGEGTSFSYNNSRMHPFGERPSSLLRQESPRVSDASSEPPTSSGVYTNSHWPDADTLGGLSCNTYFDGSASRSATTGYTTIANSRMPSSSLMGSNAMGGASLPTLPSPQQQPPRQSIPSQHLQHPIGYSESSLSFQGLTGAGNSFRPSAMTHPVARFAPSFSESKAEVSNGLTLSSSNESASGH from the coding sequence GCTCCGCTCTtttcgtcctcttcctcgtcctaTGATCACATTGACGGAGGAGTACGAGCCGAGCCTTCGTCGGATCCTCTCGCCAATATCACCAGCCAGCAACAGAATGAATCACAGTCATCTGCAACTTATACGAGCGCGCTGTCCAATCATCCGACCCATTACAACCAGTATACAGATTCGTCGCAGCACAACGCGCATTCTTCATCGCATGCTCTGCAACATGCATCCAGTCAGCTATCGTATCAGCAACtacaacaacaacaacaacagtTACAACTACAGCATCAGAACTACCAGTACCACttgcagctcagctcgaaTCAGCCACTAGACGTACACATGCCGGGTGACTTGACGGCAAGCCAGTCTTTGGGAGTGCACCACGCGCCCGAATCGTACGCTCTGCACCATCATCCTGCACATCAGCAGAGCGATCCCGAAGGACAGCGCAAAAGCTATGATCGTGCTGAAACAGCAGAGCCTCACACACCTCGGCCACCTAATGCCTGGATCTTGTACCGCTCGCAAAAGTTTCGCGAGATTCAGCAAAATCGCAACTCACAATGCCGCTCTGGCTTGACGGAGAAGCCGAAATCACAGGCCGAAATATCAAGGATCGTTTCGCAGATGTGGCAAAACGAGTCTTCAGCGGTAAAGCAGAAGTTCGAAGCAATGGCCGACGAGAAAAAGCTGGCACACCAGAAAATGTATCCCACCTACCGATATCGCccaaagaagaaggctAAGGCTAAGCAGAGTGCAAGCAGCCAAAGGGACGCTAGTCAGAGACGCATATGGGATGAAAAAGCGATCAAGAAGGAGACGTACGGCGCGTATGCCGGTGGAAGCCAGGATTATGATGCTTCTGAGGGAGGCTTCATGGTTAGACACGCGACCGATCGGAGAGGAGACAGCGAGCCGCAATATCCAGGAGCAGGCCACGACGcaagcgtcagcagcagcatgcaCGATCTCGTTGGTCGCGATCTGATTTCTCGAAGGCCACTCTTTGGTGAACGCAGGGAGCGTGGCGAACTTGCAACACCAGCCAATTATGGTCGCTCTATTTCAGCGAGTCTCTCGCCGGGAGAAGGTACATCGTTCTCGTACAACAACAGTCGCATGCATCCATTTGGTGAGCGACCTTCATCGCTCCTGCGTCAAGAAAGTCCTCGAGTCTCGGATGCGTCCAGCGAGCCGCCTACCTCGTCGGGTGTCTATACAAACAGCCACTGGCCCGACGCGGATACACTCGGTGGACTGTCTTGCAACACATACTTTGACGGATCCGCGTCTCGGAGCGCAACCACTGGCTACACCACAATCGCCAACTCGCGGATGCcctcttcgtcgctgaTGGGCTCCAACGCGATGGGCGGTGCATCCTTGCCAACGCTGCCGTCGCctcaacagcagccaccGCGTCAGTCGATTCCTTCCCAACACCTTCAGCATCCCATCGGGTACTCGGAAAGCAGTCTCAGCTTTCAAGGGCTTACCGGAGCAGGCAACAGCTTTCGGCCGAGCGCCATGACGCATCCGGTCGCCCGATTCGCACCTTCATTCAGCGAGTCAAAGGCTGAAGTGTCAAACGGTCTCACGCTGTCTAGCAGTAATGAGAGCGCCTCTGGGCACTGA
- a CDS encoding putative ubiquitin-like protein, protein MLIKVKTLTGKEIELDIEQTDKIQRIKERVEEKEGIPPAQQRLIFGGKQMHDEKTAKDFGLEGGSVLHLVLALRGGML, encoded by the exons ATGTTGATCAAAGTCAAGACACTCACCGGCAAAG agatcgagctggatATCGAACAAACAGACAAGATCCAACGCATCAAGGAACGCGTTGAAGAGAAGGAGGGCATCCCACCAGCACAACAACGTCTCATCTTTGGCGGTAAACAGAT GCACGACGAAAAGACGGCCAAAGACTTTGGCCTTGAAGGTGGCAGTGTTTTGCAC TTGGTGCTCGCTCTGCGAGGTGGAATGCTCTAG
- a CDS encoding putative histidine--tRNA ligase → MFLLRSCILLTTSRLPRFAPAFCTQARQTQTLRFFNKPVCHGQLLKRPLCGSALRTNMSSASADQQKIAELQAARAEQDDKVQQLRAANTEPSTLKAEIGKLKKLEAQLAGMGLGSAKAGSSKQEVKFTLKTPKGTRDWEPLSMSLRKRIFSTIEDVFTAHGGVTIDTPVFELKEILSGKYGEDSKLIYDLQDQGGELCSLRYDLTVPFARFVAMNQSEYGNIKRYHIAKVYRRDQPAMSKGRFREFYQCDFDIAGIYDPMVPDSEALCVLVEALDALGIEAFTIKLNHRKILDGLFDICGVPADKIRTISSAVDKLDKSPWAEVKREMVSDKGLAEDVADRIGEYVKLKGGKDLLAKLKADHVMMAHPVASQGVKDIELLFDYLDVYGISDRMSFDLSLARGLDYYTGLIYEAVTAASAPPGFNAAEAASAGGADNKSKKPKKKGADGEEEVDESSVGVGSIAAGGRYDNLVGMFSGSKKPDAVPCVGISIGVERVFAIMMQRLKEKEGKGERSTVRSKETDVFVMSIGGEGLLKERMQVTKMLWDAGIKAEFMHKAKPKLPQQFGVVDKEAIPFAVILAPNEWNGETREVRVKQQKGKDSDEGQGQGDLVKLDNLVEYLKTLGAGKGAVALGQRESLI, encoded by the coding sequence ATGTTCCTCTTGCGATCGTGCATCCTTCTGACCACGTCTCGACTACCTCGTTTTGCACCTGCATTTTGCACTCAAGCAcgccaaacgcaaacgttgcgcttcttcaacAAACCAGTGTGTCACGGACAGCTTCTGAAACGACCCCTTTGTGGCTCTGCTCTTCGTACCAACATGTCTTCCGCCTCTGCTGATCAGCAAAAAATCGCCGAGCTCCAGGCAGCTCGTGCCGAACAGGACGACAAAGTGCAACAGCTGCGAGCTGCCAACACGGAACCCTCGACGCTCAAGGCCGAGATTGGCAAactcaagaagctcgaagctcAACTCGCCGGCATGGGTCTCGGCTCTGCTAAAGCAGGCTCGTCCAAGCAGGAGGTCAAGTtcacgctcaagacgccCAAAGGTACGCGTGACTGGGAACCGCTCTCCATGTCGCTCCGCAAGCGCATCTTTTCCACGATCGAAGACGTGTTCACCGCGCATGGTGGAGTCACCATTGACACGCCGGTgttcgagctcaaggagatTCTCTCGGGCAAGTACGGTGAGGACTCGAAGCTTATCTATGATCTTCAGGATCAGGGCGGTGAACTCTGCTCGCTTCGATACGATCTTACGGTGCCGTTTGCAAGGTTTGTCGCTATGAACCAGAGCGAGTATGGAAACATCAAGCGCTACCACATCGCCAAGGTATACCGTCGTGACCAGCCCGCCATGTCCAAGGGAAGGTTCCGAGAGTTCTACCAATGCGATTTCGACATTGCTGGCATCTACGACCCAATGGTACCTGACTCGGAGGCGCTCTGCGTACTCGTCGAGgctctcgatgcgcttggaATCGAAGCGTTCAccatcaagctcaaccACAGGAAAATTCTCGATGGTCTCTTTGACATCTGTGGCGTACCTGCCGACAAGATTCGCACCATCAGCTCCGCCGtggacaagctcgacaagagTCCCTGGGCCGAAGTGAAGCGCGAAATGGTCAGCGACAAGGGCCTCGCTGAGGACGTCGCGGATCGCATCGGCGAGTatgtcaagctcaaggGAGGCAAAGATTTGTTGGCCAAGTTGAAAGCGGATCACGTCATGATGGCTCACCCGGTAGCGTCGCAAGGTGTCAAAGACATCGAGTTGCTCTTTGACTATCTCGATGTCTACGGCATTTCGGACCGTATGAGTTTCGATCTCAGCTTGGCCAGAGGTTTGGACTACTACACCGGTCTCATCTACGAAGCTGTTACCGCCGCTTCGGCTCCACCTGGATTCAACGCGGCTGAGGCTGCTTCTGCCGGTGGTGCAGACAACAAGTCCAAGAagcccaagaagaagggtGCGGATGGAGAAGAGGAAGTGGACGAGTCTTCCGTAGGTGTAGGATccatcgctgctggtggaCGATACGATAATTTGGTCGGCATGTTTTCCGGAAGCAAGAAGCCCGATGCTGTACCCTGCGTAGGAATTTCCATCGGTGTCGAGCGCGTTTTCGCCATCATGATGCAGCGTCTCAAGGAAAAAGAAGGCAAAGGAGAACGTTCCACCGTTCGTTCCAAAGAGACCGACGTTTTCGTCATGTCGATTGGTGGAGAAGGATTGCTGAAAGAACGAATGCAAGTCACCAAGATGCTCTGGGATGCTGGTATCAAGGCCGAATTCATGCACAAGGCCAAGCCCAAACTGCCGCAGCAGTTCGGCGTGGTGGACAAGGAAGCCATCCCATTCGCCGTCATCTTGGCGCCTAACGAGTGGAACGGCGAAACGAGAGAGGTGCGTGTCAAACAGCAAAAGGGCAAGGATTCGGATGAAGgccaaggtcaaggtgACCTGGTCAAGCTGGATAATCTGGTCGAGTATCTCAAAACGTTGGGTGCTGGAAAGGGCGCTGTTGCGCTGGGCCAGAGGGAGAGCCTCATTTGA